From the Priestia koreensis genome, one window contains:
- a CDS encoding MFS transporter, whose translation MSVLKKVMGEVEVSKDLLLLLTIGGLYALSIALSNSFVNIYLWKQSGELLDIGIYNLSIVTFQPLTFLLAGKLAKKIDRVVVLRLGVSFLAAFYIAVLVFGEHAHQFLVLFGAIQGIGAGFYWLAFNVLTFEITEPETRDFFNGFLGILNSSAGMIGPIVAGVIISTLFRFSGYNVVFGISLALFVGAVITSFFLQRRAAEGHYYLKEVLAERTTNRDWKLVLNAHFFQGLREGTFIFVVSVLVFITTGSELALGTFGLVNSAVAFLGYYFVSRLLKKKHRLKAILTGGLILYASVYLLIVHLSFVNLILYAICIAVAYPMLLIPYTSLTYDVIGRCQDVGKKRIEFIVVRELFLNMGRMTSIIGFIIAVAFFNERISVPVLLAIVGAGHTCIYFFVRHVSVLKEEQASQEITQPKAPTPILNEGDGESPV comes from the coding sequence ATGAGTGTTTTAAAGAAAGTAATGGGTGAAGTTGAAGTAAGCAAAGACTTACTTTTGCTCTTAACCATTGGAGGATTATATGCATTAAGTATTGCGCTATCTAATTCATTTGTGAATATATATTTGTGGAAACAGTCTGGTGAATTGTTGGACATCGGTATTTATAATTTATCGATTGTAACGTTTCAACCGCTTACCTTTTTATTGGCTGGGAAATTGGCAAAAAAAATTGATCGAGTGGTTGTTTTACGGCTCGGTGTCTCCTTTTTGGCAGCCTTCTACATTGCTGTGTTAGTATTTGGGGAACATGCTCACCAGTTTTTAGTGCTGTTTGGAGCAATTCAAGGAATTGGAGCCGGATTTTATTGGCTAGCGTTTAACGTGTTAACGTTTGAAATTACGGAGCCAGAAACAAGAGATTTTTTTAACGGGTTTTTAGGGATTCTAAACTCTTCCGCTGGTATGATTGGGCCCATTGTGGCCGGTGTAATCATCTCCACTCTGTTTCGCTTTAGTGGATACAATGTCGTGTTTGGAATTTCGTTGGCTCTTTTTGTAGGAGCTGTCATTACAAGCTTTTTTCTTCAAAGGCGTGCTGCAGAAGGTCATTACTACTTAAAAGAGGTTCTTGCAGAACGAACAACCAATCGTGATTGGAAGCTTGTATTAAACGCTCATTTCTTTCAAGGATTAAGAGAGGGAACGTTTATCTTTGTTGTTTCAGTGTTGGTATTTATTACGACGGGCAGTGAACTAGCGCTTGGAACATTTGGACTAGTGAACTCCGCTGTTGCGTTTTTAGGCTATTACTTTGTTTCAAGGCTATTGAAGAAAAAGCACCGTTTAAAGGCGATCTTAACAGGTGGACTCATTCTATATGCTTCCGTCTACCTTTTAATTGTTCATCTTTCCTTTGTAAATTTAATTCTATATGCCATTTGTATTGCTGTAGCTTATCCTATGCTTCTTATCCCTTACACATCTTTAACGTATGATGTGATTGGAAGGTGTCAAGATGTAGGGAAAAAGCGTATTGAATTTATCGTTGTGAGAGAGCTCTTTTTAAATATGGGGCGTATGACATCGATTATTGGTTTTATTATCGCGGTGGCCTTTTTTAACGAACGTATTAGTGTTCCTGTCTTACTAGCTATTGTAGGGGCGGGGCATACGTGCATCTACTTCTTTGTCCGCCATGTATCCGTATTAAAAGAAGAACAAGCTTCGCAAGAAATTACGCAACCGAAAGCACCTACACCTATTTTGAACGAAGGGGACGGTGAATCACCTGTCTAG
- a CDS encoding DUF456 domain-containing protein: MDILYWILISVSFLIAFVGLVYPIIPSVLFVAIGFILYGLFYGFASYSVVFWFVQGFLTIALFLADYLANLVGVKKYGGTKAGVWGSTIGLLVGPFIIPIVGIVIGPFVGAVLAELIFKRRSLKEAFMVGVGSLIGFFSGVLTKGLIQLFMVGYFLYAVLK; the protein is encoded by the coding sequence ATGGATATTTTATATTGGATCTTAATCAGTGTCTCTTTTTTAATTGCGTTTGTAGGACTAGTGTACCCGATCATTCCTAGCGTATTATTTGTAGCCATTGGCTTTATTTTGTACGGACTGTTTTACGGATTCGCTTCTTATAGCGTTGTGTTCTGGTTTGTTCAAGGATTTCTTACCATTGCGCTGTTCCTTGCCGATTATTTAGCGAATTTAGTCGGAGTGAAAAAATACGGGGGAACAAAAGCTGGGGTGTGGGGAAGTACGATTGGGCTGCTTGTTGGACCATTTATTATACCGATCGTGGGAATTGTTATCGGACCTTTTGTTGGGGCTGTTCTTGCAGAGCTCATTTTCAAAAGACGTTCATTAAAAGAAGCATTTATGGTAGGCGTTGGATCATTAATTGGCTTTTTTAGTGGTGTATTAACGAAGGGGCTTATTCAGCTGTTCATGGTGGGCTATTTCTTATATGCTGTATTAAAATAA
- a CDS encoding inorganic phosphate transporter codes for MDTVLLLTILIVIFALAFDFINGFHDTANAIATSVSTRALSPRIAIILAATMNLVGALTFTGVATTITKDIVDPFALQNGSIVILSGLISAIIWNLVTWYFGIPSSSSHAIIGSVAGAAVSAAGFKVLNYDGFIKILEALILSPFLALAIGFIVMTIFRFVFKNFNLEKTNRGFRTFQIFTAALQSFTHGTNDAQKAMGIITMALISAGMHTSSDTIPFWVRISAALAMGIGTSIGGWKIIKTVGGKIMKIRPVNGAAADLSSAMIIFGATTVHLPVSTTHVISSAIMGVGSAQRVKGVKWGVAQRIVITWIITLPVSAIMAALVYQILHLFF; via the coding sequence ATGGATACGGTATTGCTTTTAACCATTCTAATCGTTATTTTTGCCTTGGCATTTGACTTTATTAACGGTTTCCATGACACGGCAAATGCGATTGCAACATCAGTTTCAACGCGCGCATTGTCTCCGCGTATTGCAATCATCTTGGCAGCAACGATGAACTTAGTAGGGGCGTTAACTTTTACAGGTGTTGCCACAACCATTACAAAAGACATCGTTGACCCATTCGCATTACAAAATGGTTCCATTGTTATTTTATCTGGATTAATTTCTGCGATCATTTGGAACTTAGTTACATGGTATTTCGGAATTCCAAGTAGTTCTTCGCATGCAATCATCGGTTCGGTTGCAGGTGCTGCGGTTTCAGCGGCAGGATTTAAAGTGTTGAACTACGATGGATTTATTAAAATCCTAGAGGCACTTATTCTTTCTCCATTCCTTGCCTTGGCAATAGGATTTATCGTCATGACGATTTTCCGTTTTGTGTTCAAAAACTTCAATCTGGAAAAAACAAATCGTGGCTTCCGTACGTTCCAAATTTTCACAGCGGCCCTGCAATCATTCACACACGGAACGAATGATGCGCAAAAAGCGATGGGGATTATCACAATGGCTCTTATCTCAGCAGGAATGCACACATCAAGCGATACAATCCCGTTCTGGGTGCGTATTTCAGCAGCTCTTGCAATGGGGATTGGGACATCCATTGGTGGATGGAAAATCATCAAAACCGTTGGTGGAAAGATCATGAAAATCCGTCCCGTTAACGGTGCGGCAGCAGATTTATCTTCTGCAATGATTATTTTCGGTGCCACAACAGTGCACCTACCAGTAAGTACAACGCACGTTATTTCATCTGCGATCATGGGTGTTGGTTCTGCTCAACGTGTCAAAGGTGTAAAATGGGGCGTAGCACAGCGTATTGTTATTACGTGGATTATCACACTGCCAGTTTCAGCAATTATGGCGGCGCTTGTGTATCAAATCTTACATCTTTTCTTTTAA
- a CDS encoding DUF1189 domain-containing protein yields MNILQQTLYSLYSPKKIALFRLLSIGRVLKMGFFLVLLSLIPFFIFFSQTVLSGYAEFQSFLSKHPHSFVIKDGDLVSSSEKTITLSKKKMIYFIDGKHSIEDLTLSSREAIGLSKDGFVIKSNNQTQVYSYYLLGNKPLTGDQVADKLQEFKTFTYFLLPLYFVLVYLFSAMMKFIGISLFGFVAMAVAKLFKRTLIYKQLWTISLYSTTFSTVLFSLLSLIGIYTPQVSILHIGVSLLFIVMSIKSVPAKKSKAPNKQLPA; encoded by the coding sequence ATGAATATCCTTCAACAGACGCTTTACAGCCTTTATTCACCTAAAAAAATCGCTCTTTTTCGTTTACTAAGTATCGGTCGGGTATTAAAGATGGGATTTTTTCTTGTCTTACTTTCACTTATCCCTTTTTTCATTTTCTTTTCTCAGACGGTTTTATCCGGATACGCTGAATTTCAATCGTTTCTCTCCAAGCATCCTCATTCTTTCGTCATTAAAGATGGAGATCTTGTTTCTTCTAGTGAAAAAACCATCACTCTTTCAAAAAAGAAGATGATTTATTTTATAGATGGAAAGCATTCTATAGAGGATCTCACCTTATCATCCCGAGAAGCCATTGGATTATCAAAAGACGGATTCGTCATTAAATCCAACAATCAAACTCAAGTATATTCGTATTATTTATTAGGCAATAAACCGTTAACTGGTGATCAGGTAGCCGATAAGCTTCAAGAATTTAAAACCTTTACTTATTTCCTTTTACCTCTTTATTTCGTTCTCGTTTATCTTTTTTCAGCCATGATGAAGTTTATTGGTATCAGCTTGTTTGGTTTCGTTGCAATGGCTGTAGCAAAGTTGTTCAAGCGTACCCTTATCTACAAACAGCTGTGGACGATCTCTTTATATAGCACAACGTTCTCAACGGTCTTGTTTTCCTTGCTTTCTTTAATAGGAATTTATACGCCACAGGTGTCCATCCTACATATCGGCGTTTCACTCCTATTTATCGTAATGAGTATTAAATCCGTCCCCGCGAAAAAGTCAAAGGCGCCGAACAAACAGCTTCCTGCTTAA
- the sodA gene encoding superoxide dismutase, with protein MAYELPQLPYAYDALEPHIDKETMNIHHTKHHNTYVTNLNSALDGHDDLAGKSVEELISDLEALPEAVRTAVRNNGGGHANHSLFWTLLSPNGGGAPTGELADAISSKFGSLDEFKEEFANAAKGRFGSGWAWLVVNNGELEVTSTPNQDSPLMEGKTPILGLDVWEHAYYLNYQNRRPDYISAFWNVVNWDEVSKLYANAK; from the coding sequence ATGGCTTACGAATTACCACAATTACCTTACGCTTATGATGCACTAGAACCACACATTGACAAAGAAACGATGAACATTCATCACACAAAACATCACAACACATACGTAACAAACTTAAACAGCGCGTTAGATGGTCATGATGACCTAGCTGGTAAAAGCGTTGAAGAATTAATTTCTGATCTAGAAGCTTTACCAGAGGCAGTACGTACAGCAGTACGTAACAACGGTGGTGGACATGCTAACCACAGCTTATTCTGGACATTACTTTCTCCAAACGGTGGCGGTGCTCCAACTGGTGAATTAGCTGACGCAATCAGCTCTAAATTCGGTAGCTTAGACGAGTTCAAAGAAGAATTCGCAAACGCTGCTAAAGGCCGTTTCGGTTCTGGTTGGGCTTGGCTAGTAGTAAACAACGGTGAGCTTGAAGTAACAAGCACTCCAAACCAAGACAGCCCATTAATGGAAGGTAAAACACCTATCCTAGGCTTAGACGTTTGGGAGCACGCATACTACTTAAACTACCAAAACCGTCGCCCTGACTACATTTCAGCATTCTGGAACGTAGTAAACTGGGATGAGGTTTCAAAACTTTACGCTAACGCTAAATAA
- a CDS encoding DUF47 domain-containing protein: MIFSPKKDVFFEMLSKISANMKESTHFFVDYNIKNASDLKEFAEVMKNYEHKGDSYIHELIVALNKTFITPIEREDILQLAMKMDDVLDGLEQWVARLEMYSVTETDDYMKKFFALIHQASIEISKAIELLASKKLGEMRKHGIEIKDIESRCDELLRSSIKNLFVIQKDPIQLIKIKELYEMLEDIADSCEDVANTLDTIIMRNA; this comes from the coding sequence ATGATTTTTTCACCAAAAAAAGATGTGTTTTTCGAAATGTTATCGAAAATTTCCGCTAACATGAAAGAATCCACACATTTCTTCGTTGATTACAACATTAAAAATGCAAGTGATTTAAAAGAATTTGCAGAAGTAATGAAGAACTACGAACATAAAGGTGATTCTTATATTCACGAATTAATTGTGGCACTAAATAAGACGTTCATTACACCAATTGAGCGCGAGGATATCCTACAATTAGCAATGAAGATGGATGATGTATTAGACGGCTTAGAACAGTGGGTAGCTCGTTTAGAAATGTATTCTGTCACAGAAACAGATGACTACATGAAAAAATTCTTTGCTCTGATCCATCAAGCATCCATTGAAATTTCAAAAGCGATCGAATTATTAGCAAGCAAGAAGCTTGGCGAAATGCGTAAGCATGGTATCGAAATTAAAGATATTGAGTCTCGCTGTGATGAGTTGTTGCGTTCATCGATTAAAAACTTGTTTGTTATTCAAAAAGATCCGATTCAATTAATTAAAATTAAAGAGCTATATGAAATGCTTGAAGATATCGCGGATAGCTGTGAAGATGTAGCCAATACGTTAGATACAATTATCATGAGAAACGCGTAA
- a CDS encoding peptidoglycan D,D-transpeptidase FtsI family protein, with the protein MKKKKKKKTHLTGRLNVLFLVVFLLFSTLILRLGIVQIVNGKTYEKQVEKTEDKTINNPVPRGEIFDRYNRVMVDNQPLNAITYTRYSNTTQEDRLRVARKLAQYIDKDTSKVTERDQKDYWLQTRPKQAKQKITKKEWALFSDNKLTDKQIYDKQLDRITEKDLQSISKQELEVIAIKREMDSGYTQTTQTIKNEGVTPKEYALVSEHLAELPGIDTTTYWDRDYVFNDTLRTLFGNISSTNEGIPLDSLDYYLSKGYSRNEQVGTSYIEKQYESILRGEKSQTKDIEDRAGNIVDQVTIDKGQRGKDISLTIDVALQTAVEQSIEKELRKTKAKPTTQYLDRAFIVMMDPRTGEVLTMAGKRLVKNPDTGQMEMKDFALGNMTSAYAMGSAVKGATVLAGLDSGAITPSTLLVDAPIKFKGTKEKKSTHNMGPINLQRALKESSNVFMFKTIMRMAGADYKYNGSLNIRPSIFEEMRQYYSQFGLGVKTGIDLPQEMTGYKGKSHTPGLALDFAIGQYDTYTPLEMAQYISTIANGGYRMKPQIVKEIREPTVDKNEPSNVLYHAEPTILNRITMKESYIKQVQEGMKKVYQEPHGTAYNYFRGVSYDPAGKTGTAQAFYNGKPTYNSTLVGFAPYNNPEVAFAVVVPNAYTTSPNGISREIGRDALDAYFKLKEQGEKELEEQGQANQNSVKTSSKSIESEVSKIQ; encoded by the coding sequence ATGAAGAAAAAGAAAAAAAAGAAAACCCATCTAACGGGCAGATTAAATGTCCTTTTTTTGGTTGTTTTTCTCCTGTTTTCCACCTTGATTTTACGGTTAGGAATCGTTCAAATTGTGAATGGAAAAACGTATGAAAAACAGGTAGAAAAAACAGAGGATAAAACGATTAATAATCCCGTGCCTCGAGGTGAGATATTCGACCGCTACAATCGTGTAATGGTTGATAATCAACCGCTCAATGCCATTACATATACGCGTTACTCAAATACGACACAGGAAGATCGTCTGCGTGTCGCACGGAAATTAGCTCAGTATATCGACAAAGACACGAGCAAAGTAACAGAACGTGATCAAAAAGATTACTGGCTACAAACACGCCCAAAGCAGGCGAAGCAAAAAATTACGAAAAAAGAATGGGCGTTGTTTAGTGACAACAAGTTAACGGACAAGCAAATTTACGACAAGCAGTTAGATCGTATTACTGAAAAGGATTTGCAGTCCATTTCTAAACAAGAGCTTGAGGTCATCGCGATTAAACGGGAAATGGATAGCGGCTACACGCAAACAACTCAAACGATTAAGAACGAGGGTGTGACACCAAAAGAGTATGCATTAGTGAGTGAGCATCTGGCTGAGCTTCCAGGTATAGACACGACAACTTACTGGGATCGTGACTATGTGTTTAATGATACGCTACGTACCCTCTTTGGAAATATCTCGTCTACGAATGAAGGAATTCCTCTTGATAGTTTAGACTATTACCTCTCTAAAGGATACAGTCGAAATGAGCAGGTGGGCACAAGCTACATTGAAAAGCAGTACGAGAGCATTTTACGAGGCGAAAAGTCTCAAACAAAAGATATTGAAGACCGTGCGGGGAATATTGTTGATCAAGTGACGATTGATAAAGGACAGCGCGGGAAGGATATTTCGTTAACAATTGATGTGGCGCTGCAAACAGCAGTTGAACAGTCTATTGAGAAGGAGCTTCGTAAAACGAAAGCCAAGCCTACGACGCAATATTTAGATCGTGCGTTCATTGTCATGATGGATCCGCGTACAGGAGAAGTTCTGACGATGGCGGGCAAACGCCTTGTGAAAAATCCTGACACTGGTCAAATGGAAATGAAGGATTTTGCTCTTGGTAATATGACGTCCGCTTACGCAATGGGTTCAGCGGTTAAGGGGGCTACAGTGCTAGCAGGGCTTGATTCGGGAGCTATTACGCCTAGTACGCTTTTAGTCGATGCGCCGATTAAGTTTAAAGGAACAAAAGAGAAAAAGTCGACTCATAATATGGGTCCTATTAATTTGCAGCGTGCCTTAAAAGAGTCGTCAAACGTATTTATGTTTAAGACGATTATGCGAATGGCTGGCGCAGATTATAAGTACAACGGTTCATTAAATATTCGTCCGTCCATTTTTGAGGAGATGCGCCAATATTATAGCCAGTTTGGTCTTGGGGTGAAGACAGGGATTGATCTTCCACAAGAGATGACAGGTTACAAAGGGAAAAGTCATACACCAGGTTTAGCGCTTGACTTTGCGATCGGTCAGTATGACACGTACACACCTCTTGAAATGGCGCAGTATATTTCAACGATTGCGAACGGTGGATATCGTATGAAGCCGCAAATTGTGAAGGAAATTCGTGAGCCAACGGTTGACAAAAATGAGCCAAGCAACGTATTGTATCATGCCGAACCAACGATTTTAAATCGTATTACGATGAAGGAGTCGTATATTAAGCAGGTGCAAGAAGGAATGAAAAAGGTTTATCAGGAGCCACACGGTACGGCTTATAATTACTTTAGAGGTGTAAGTTATGATCCAGCAGGTAAAACAGGCACGGCCCAAGCGTTTTATAATGGGAAGCCGACGTACAATTCTACGTTAGTTGGATTTGCTCCTTATAACAATCCTGAGGTTGCATTTGCGGTCGTAGTACCGAATGCGTACACGACGTCTCCGAATGGAATTAGTCGTGAGATTGGTCGCGATGCGTTGGATGCTTACTTTAAGTTGAAGGAGCAGGGAGAGAAGGAATTAGAGGAGCAGGGTCAAGCGAATCAAAATTCCGTCAAAACGTCTTCTAAAAGCATTGAATCTGAAGTGAGTAAAATTCAATAA